The following coding sequences lie in one Rutidosis leptorrhynchoides isolate AG116_Rl617_1_P2 chromosome 4, CSIRO_AGI_Rlap_v1, whole genome shotgun sequence genomic window:
- the LOC139841502 gene encoding uncharacterized protein, whose product MRDTSKFCDFHNDFGHETDDCIQLRQAIEEAVRSGKLTHLVKGIRNPKVPKQEPRTEEKKSNMDNAILTVAECFAVKKPRTYKRERKSGVIDWEEISFPALDTITPSDKPVIINGRIFEREVHRVYLDGGSACDIMYVHCFDQLSPAIKACLNPSRVLLIGFSGERCWPIGEVDLDFAIGEPPLTRTETLDFVVVRAVS is encoded by the coding sequence ATGAGAGACACAAGTAAATTTTGTGACTTTCATAATGACTTCGGCCATGAAACGGACGACTGCATACAGCTAAGGCAAGCTATCGAAGAGGCAGTCAGATCTGGGAAATTGACACATTTAGTAAAGGGCATACGCAACCCGAAGGTACCAAAGCAAGAGCCCAGAACCGAAGAAAAGAAATCGAATATGGACAACGCAATACTTACGGTCGCAGAATGTTTCGCAGTTAAGAAGCCAAGAACCTACAAGAGGGAAAGAAAGAGCGGAGTAATAGATTGGGAAGAGATCTCTTTCCCAGCACTTGACACGATCACTCCCTCCGACAAACCTGTCATAATCAATGGGCGAATCTTCGAGAGAGAGGTACACCGAGTGTACTTGGATGGTGGCAGCGCATGCGATATCATGTATGTACATTGCTTCGACCAGCTTAGCCCCGCCATTAAGGCTTGCCTGAACCCATCGAGGGTACTGCTAATTGGGTTCTCTGGAGAAAGATGCTGGCCAATCGGAGAGGTTGACCTCGACTTCGCCATCGGAGAGCCACCACTAACTAGAACCGAAACGCTGGATTTTGTAGTGGTTCGGGCCGTCTCGTAG